CCCAAAGACGATCCGCGCTACTACTACCGGCCGTTCAAAACGGTCCTCGTGCGGACGGTGGCCGATGGCGGAGAAAGTTTCTACATTCAGGGAGACCACCGCGAGACGGTGCCGTCTCTTTACACGGAGATTATCCGCCGCTGGCAGTCTCGCCCCGCCTGACCGGGCAGCAACTGACGCCGCCCGAAGCAGTTCTTTCCCAGAGAGGCTGGGTCGTCCCTGACAGGGTGCATCAGAAACGAGGTCCGTGGCATGGTTTCAGCGAAACGTTTCGAGGGAATCACACAGGAACGACTGACTGCCCTGCTGGAACGCTTTCCCAGTCGACGTGTGGCGGTCGTGGGGGATTTTTTCCTTGACAAATACCTGGATGTGGATCCCCGATTGGCGGAAACCAGCCTGGAGACTGGCAAAATCGCGCATCAGGTGGTGCGCGTCAGGCACAGCCCGGGAGCAGCGGGAACTGTGGTGTGTAACCTGGCGGCCCTCGGCGTGGGCACCATTTACTGCGTGGGAATCATCGGCGACGACGGCGAAGGTTATGAATTACGCCAGGATTTGCAGAGACTGGGTTGTCGGCTGGAACATCTCCAGGTTGTTCCAGACCGATTCACCCCTACCTACCTGAAACCCCGGGATATTACCGACCCGTCACTTGCTGGTGAACATTCCCGGTACGATACGAAGAATCGAACGCCGACACCAGAAAAGCTGGTGGATCGCCTGCTTTCCTCCGTGGAGAACCTGCTGTCGGAAGTGGACGCGGTAATCGTTCTGGACCAGGTGGAAGAAGAGGAATGTGGCGTGGTGGGACGACGATTACGGGAGTTTCTCGCCCAGCAGGCACCGCGTTTCCCCCACATTGTTTTCTGGGCGGACAGCCGACGTCGCATCCGTCAATTTCGCCGTATCATCCTCAAGTGCAACCGTTATGAATTGACCGGATCCCGGCCTCGGGAGGCAGATCCACCGGACTGGGCCGCTCTTTTGGAAGCCCTCAAGAGCTTCCGCGAGTTGAATGGCGCACCCGCCGTTGTCACACTAGGTGAATACGGCATGATGGTGAGCGACCCGGAGATCCTTTGGATTCCGGCCGTCCGCGTCGAAGGGCCGACTGACCCCACCGGGGCCGGAGACAGTGCCACGGCCGGCGCCGTGGCAGCGCTGGCCAGTGGTGCTTCGCTGCCCGAAGCTGCTCTCGTGGGTAACCTGGTCGCTTCGATCACAGTGCAGCAACTGGCCACCACGGGGACGGCCAAACCGGAAGAACTGCCGCCGCGTCTCGAACTATGGCGATCTCAGCAAAGCGATCAGCGATCACTCCCCGCCTGAATGGGGTTTTTGCACCGGTCAGAAAGAAACGTGCTGCCATCAATTTCCCGGCAACGTGAAAGTCAATTCCATGGCTCGACGGCACGCGTCAGGTGCGGGGGCGACGGTGAACCTTGGAGCCGCTGTGGGCAAGGTGGCCCGGTGGCTCAAGGCACGTCCCCCCGTGGTCCAGCAACTCCTGACCTGCCTCACCTGTTCACTCTCGCGGCCTGCGCCAACCTCCCCTTCCGGCTCAGCCACGAAATTACGCGTCGCGTCAAAAAGCGGCGACGCTAGCCAGTCGCCGAAAGCCGGACGACTATGGGCAGCTCAATGGGGTTTAGACCCCCACCTGACGGACAGCGTTGTCGAGCAGGCCCTTGAGGCCGTCTTCGCCTGTGTGACCACCCTCATCACCGTGCGTTTTCTCCAGCTTTTGGATGTCGAGGGAATCCCCGAAGAGCCGTCCGTTCATGCGCAGTTGCTGGTCGCCTTCGCAGTCCAGGACGTACCCGAGCGCTATCCCCAGGCGAAAGAACTCTGGGGCTTCTATCAGTGGTTGGGGCTGACCGACGCCCTTTCTGTGAATGTGAACGCGGACCCCAGCCAACTGACAGCGCATCTCACGGCGTTCGTGCAGGAGGTGGATCGCATCCTCGAGCCAAAACCAGCGTGGAATGTAACGCCCCAGGATATCTTTCGTCCCATCCGCGAGGCCCTCTTCCCAAAATGGATCCGTCTGGCAAAAGGCGAATTCTACACGCCCTTTGTCCTGGCCGATTACATCCTCGAAAAACTTGGATATCCTGATCAGATGAATTCGCGTCTCCTGGACCCCTCGTGCGGAAGTGGGGTTTTTCTGGTGGCGGCTGCCTGGCGACGGGCTGAGCACTTCCGGCGGCAACTCGCTGAGGGTATCGCCATCCACCGAGAATATTCTTCAACCCCCGCAGTCCATGGCAACGCTTCCGCGCAAGCCGTGCTTCGCGATAAACTGCTCCACACGATCCTGGGTGGGGGCATCCTGGGACTGGAAATTCAACCTGCCGCTGTTCTGGCCGCCCGCGCAAGTCTGGCCGTGATCGCCACCGCTTTCTGCCGTCGATGGATGCCCCACGTCCCGATTTCGCTTTCCGACCTCACGCGCCACGGCCCTCCCGTTCTTCGGAGAGATTTCCTGTCTTTGTGGTCCTCACTGGGCAGCGGTGCGTGCGAGACCTCGGAAACTTCTTTCCCAACCACCTCAACGGACGTCCTTGACAGAAAGCCGTTTGACATCATCGTTGGCAATCCCCCGTGGGTGATATGGGACCGGCTGGATGAAAACGCCCGGCGCGACATGTCCACCGTTTTTCGCGAACTCGGGCTTTTCGATCTTTCGCCTCAAATGGCGCGGCATGGTGGCGGCAAACGTGACTGCGGTGCTGCATTCATTTCGGCAGCGTGCCGCGTTCTCGAACAGCATGGCCGCCTTGGAATGGTGTTGCCAGTTAGCCTGTTTCATAGCCAGGCCTCGGGCCGGAGTTTTCGGCTCCTGTTTAGCAAGTCCCAGGGCTGTTTGAGGATTCGAGAGGTGGTGGACCTTCGTGCCGTCTCGGTGTTTCCGGGGACGATTCAGCGGACGGGAATTCTGTTCGCGGAGAAAGGCATTGCGCCTCGGTTTCCGGTACCGTTTACAGTTTGCCGAGGCAGGAAAGGCCATCGGGGCCAATTACGTGACGGCATGTGGCCCAGCATCCAGGCCGAGCGGACGGTGCTCTTCGCGCAACCGGCCGACAGGACAGACGCCGGCGCTCCCTGGATTATCATGAGACCGTCCCTGTGGGAGATTTGGGAACAAATCTGCGGTCGATCTGAATACCAGGCCTACTTAGGGGCGAATACGGGCGGGGCGAACGGGATTTTCTGGTTGGAAGTTCTGGGATGGGAGGGAAACCGGCTCGTTGTGCAGAATCGCCCGGAATTTGGTCGCACCCCAGTGCCCCGTGTCACGGCAACCCTCGAGCCCGATCTGGTTTTCCCCCTGGTGCGGTGGAAAGATCTCGCCCCGATAAAGGCCCCCGTTCTCGGCGTCCTCCTCGTGCAGAATCCTGCTACCCGCTCGCCATGGCCGGAGGACTACCTCCGCGAGTTTTTTCCGGCGACCTTTGGTTATCTCGCCCGGTTTCAAGATGTTCTGGACAGGCGCGCGGCACGAAAGAAGCTTCAATCGCGAGGTCCCTGGTATGCCCAGTACAACGTGGGACCGTACACAATGGCCTCGTGGAAAGTGGTGTGGCGACGGATGGACG
This is a stretch of genomic DNA from Thermogutta terrifontis. It encodes these proteins:
- a CDS encoding bifunctional heptose 7-phosphate kinase/heptose 1-phosphate adenyltransferase; translation: MVSAKRFEGITQERLTALLERFPSRRVAVVGDFFLDKYLDVDPRLAETSLETGKIAHQVVRVRHSPGAAGTVVCNLAALGVGTIYCVGIIGDDGEGYELRQDLQRLGCRLEHLQVVPDRFTPTYLKPRDITDPSLAGEHSRYDTKNRTPTPEKLVDRLLSSVENLLSEVDAVIVLDQVEEEECGVVGRRLREFLAQQAPRFPHIVFWADSRRRIRQFRRIILKCNRYELTGSRPREADPPDWAALLEALKSFRELNGAPAVVTLGEYGMMVSDPEILWIPAVRVEGPTDPTGAGDSATAGAVAALASGASLPEAALVGNLVASITVQQLATTGTAKPEELPPRLELWRSQQSDQRSLPA
- a CDS encoding Eco57I restriction-modification methylase domain-containing protein, which translates into the protein MARRHASGAGATVNLGAAVGKVARWLKARPPVVQQLLTCLTCSLSRPAPTSPSGSATKLRVASKSGDASQSPKAGRLWAAQWGLDPHLTDSVVEQALEAVFACVTTLITVRFLQLLDVEGIPEEPSVHAQLLVAFAVQDVPERYPQAKELWGFYQWLGLTDALSVNVNADPSQLTAHLTAFVQEVDRILEPKPAWNVTPQDIFRPIREALFPKWIRLAKGEFYTPFVLADYILEKLGYPDQMNSRLLDPSCGSGVFLVAAAWRRAEHFRRQLAEGIAIHREYSSTPAVHGNASAQAVLRDKLLHTILGGGILGLEIQPAAVLAARASLAVIATAFCRRWMPHVPISLSDLTRHGPPVLRRDFLSLWSSLGSGACETSETSFPTTSTDVLDRKPFDIIVGNPPWVIWDRLDENARRDMSTVFRELGLFDLSPQMARHGGGKRDCGAAFISAACRVLEQHGRLGMVLPVSLFHSQASGRSFRLLFSKSQGCLRIREVVDLRAVSVFPGTIQRTGILFAEKGIAPRFPVPFTVCRGRKGHRGQLRDGMWPSIQAERTVLFAQPADRTDAGAPWIIMRPSLWEIWEQICGRSEYQAYLGANTGGANGIFWLEVLGWEGNRLVVQNRPEFGRTPVPRVTATLEPDLVFPLVRWKDLAPIKAPVLGVLLVQNPATRSPWPEDYLREFFPATFGYLARFQDVLDRRAARKKLQSRGPWYAQYNVGPYTMASWKVVWRRMDATLKAVVLGEESLAGLPAKPVIPQETCCFVPVESSEEGHYLAGVLNSPLVEAIIQAFGMSGSRSFGSPSLLHYLRIPRFRPTDPVHMQLAEFYRQAACREDTADSDFLAEWTELAAAVFGTDSERAKREILQHGTSPH